One window of the Thermoplasmata archaeon genome contains the following:
- a CDS encoding isoaspartyl peptidase/L-asparaginase, giving the protein MTRVVITHGGAGAGKEYSDGTQKAAEKGMEVLRNKGNALDAVVEAIVVLEDDERFNAGTGSYAKLNGEIEMDAALMDSRMQAGGVAAIKRVKNPIRVARCVMETPHVLLVGDGAVEFARMKGFPDYDPMTEKARKRLAEVKEKLKTGDLPPWAEKWKKFVYPGLTGTVGAVAMDETGYFAAGSSTGGTSIMLPGRVGDSPQIGSGLYAGKHGAVTTTGIGEEIIKRVLCKSVYDKIARGMAPQKACEWGISLFPNEISVGIIAVSKKGVGVASNRDMAHWVIVEE; this is encoded by the coding sequence ATGACAAGGGTCGTCATCACACATGGCGGTGCTGGTGCTGGCAAAGAATATTCAGATGGCACGCAGAAGGCGGCTGAGAAAGGGATGGAGGTTTTGCGAAACAAGGGTAATGCACTGGATGCTGTGGTAGAAGCAATTGTGGTGCTGGAGGATGATGAGCGTTTCAATGCTGGTACTGGTTCTTATGCAAAGCTGAATGGCGAAATTGAAATGGACGCTGCTCTGATGGATTCCAGGATGCAGGCAGGAGGTGTGGCTGCGATAAAGAGGGTAAAGAACCCGATCAGAGTGGCAAGATGCGTGATGGAGACACCCCATGTGCTGCTGGTGGGCGATGGTGCGGTTGAATTTGCGAGAATGAAGGGTTTTCCAGACTACGACCCGATGACAGAAAAGGCAAGGAAGAGATTGGCTGAGGTGAAGGAAAAATTGAAGACAGGTGATTTGCCTCCATGGGCTGAGAAATGGAAGAAATTTGTTTATCCTGGCCTAACAGGCACAGTCGGTGCGGTGGCAATGGATGAAACCGGCTACTTTGCTGCTGGCAGTTCCACAGGAGGGACAAGCATAATGCTACCTGGTAGAGTTGGAGATTCTCCGCAAATTGGTTCTGGGCTTTATGCAGGGAAGCACGGTGCAGTCACAACCACAGGCATTGGTGAAGAAATTATAAAACGAGTGCTTTGCAAGTCCGTGTATGACAAGATTGCAAGAGGCATGGCTCCCCAGAAGGCATGTGAATGGGGCATCTCACTCTTTCCAAATGAAATTTCTGTGGGCATAATTGCGGTCTCAAAGAAAGGTGTGGGTGTGGCAAGCAACAGAGACATGGCACACTGGGTGATTGTTGAGGAGTAG
- a CDS encoding MBL fold metallo-hydrolase: protein MRICVLGSGSSGNATYLETEKTKILIDAGLPFRVIASRLAELGVLTNEIDAILLTHAHIDHIRSIGTFERKFGTPVFATTNTQKVAVKKLGEYPWNFCEPEERFSDVEILWFPVPHGDEGSAGKPVNFVIKDRNATYAHITDLGTYTTEMLEVVKGADCIHVEANYEENIVRRKLRDPAYAEEWNYLEWVASSKGHLSNTQCSELLSMIVTQNTKHVFLAHLSENHAEPSKDNNSFVIARRRVMQHLKTFRLKPELHRTYRRGATEGKKSDVVKI from the coding sequence ATGCGTATCTGTGTGCTTGGCAGCGGTAGTTCTGGGAATGCAACTTATTTGGAAACAGAGAAAACCAAAATCCTTATCGATGCCGGACTTCCCTTTCGAGTGATTGCCTCACGGCTTGCAGAACTTGGAGTTCTGACTAACGAAATTGACGCAATTCTCCTGACCCATGCCCACATTGACCACATAAGAAGCATAGGTACATTCGAGAGAAAATTCGGGACGCCAGTGTTCGCAACAACTAACACACAGAAAGTAGCAGTCAAAAAACTTGGAGAGTATCCATGGAATTTTTGTGAACCCGAAGAAAGATTCAGCGATGTAGAAATTCTGTGGTTTCCAGTTCCCCATGGTGATGAAGGGTCTGCAGGCAAGCCAGTAAATTTTGTTATCAAAGATAGAAACGCAACCTATGCCCACATAACAGACCTTGGCACGTACACAACTGAGATGCTGGAAGTTGTAAAAGGGGCAGATTGCATTCATGTTGAGGCGAACTACGAGGAAAACATTGTGAGAAGAAAATTGCGAGACCCAGCATATGCTGAAGAATGGAACTATTTGGAATGGGTTGCAAGTTCAAAGGGTCATCTTTCTAACACTCAGTGCTCTGAGCTTCTCTCCATGATTGTTACACAAAACACAAAGCATGTATTTCTAGCCCATCTTAGTGAAAACCACGCCGAACCTAGCAAGGATAACAATTCTTTTGTAATTGCAAGGAGAAGAGTGATGCAACACTTGAAGACCTTCAGATTGAAACCAGAACTTCATCGTACTTATCGCCGTGGTGCCACTGAGGGAAAAAAGAGCGATGTGGTGAAAATATAG
- a CDS encoding ADP-ribosylation factor-like protein, whose product MKAANVVVLGEAGVGKTALIQRLVSNVFTLGYHATVGVRVSRKDYFPCAISFYFYDVQGVHMPDTLLETYLQNADAYILLCDAARRRTYSSMEFYWAEKIKQERPVILVENKVDMVKNLVAHAKSLFRLEQKMRAKGINVCYSTITSAKTGFRVSKILQKVGEACLRTYSYQ is encoded by the coding sequence ATGAAGGCAGCGAATGTTGTGGTGCTTGGAGAAGCGGGTGTCGGAAAAACGGCGTTAATTCAGCGTTTAGTATCAAATGTGTTCACACTTGGCTACCACGCCACAGTGGGTGTTAGAGTGAGTAGGAAAGATTATTTTCCATGCGCAATTTCATTTTATTTCTACGATGTCCAAGGAGTGCATATGCCCGATACACTTCTAGAGACCTACCTTCAAAATGCTGATGCCTACATTCTTTTGTGTGATGCTGCAAGACGGCGAACCTACAGTAGTATGGAATTTTACTGGGCAGAGAAGATAAAGCAGGAGAGGCCAGTGATACTCGTTGAAAATAAAGTTGATATGGTAAAAAATCTTGTAGCTCATGCAAAGTCCCTTTTCAGGTTAGAGCAGAAAATGCGTGCAAAAGGTATAAATGTTTGCTATTCTACAATAACAAGTGCAAAAACGGGCTTTCGTGTGAGCAAAATTCTCCAGAAAGTAGGTGAGGCATGTCTCAGAACATACTCTTACCAGTAG